From the Catharus ustulatus isolate bCatUst1 chromosome 2, bCatUst1.pri.v2, whole genome shotgun sequence genome, the window aataaatataaatgcacTCGTCCCTTTTGGGGTAAAATATTGTCTTTGTCCCCATTCCCCCTTCTGTCTCCTGTTCCTGTTTCCTAAGGCAAAACACACAGATGGGCTCAGggggaaaatgtaaaaaaaaccaaaagcaaaaccaaaaaacttctGGGAAAgtccaaaaccaaacaaaacttgTTTTTCCATCCGTTTCCATCAGGACTGTTGAGTTTTCCCCACTGAGCCTCGGCcgcagccacagcagcagcttctctccGTGACCctcagggtggcacagggacacccgtCCCGCAGCAGCCGGGCCCCAGAACCAGCGCTCCAAGCGCgcacatccctgtggatcccgGCCCAGCTGGGCCCCAGAACCGGAGCTCCAAGCGCGCACATCCCTGCGGATCCCGGCCCAGCCGGGCCCCAGAACCAGCGCTCCAAGCGCGCACATCCCTGCGGATCCCGGCCCAGCTGGGCCCCAGAACCAGCGCTCCAAGCGCgcacatccctgtggatcccgGCCCAGCTGAGCCCCAGTACCGGAGCTCCAAGTGCGCACATCCCTGCGGATCCCGAACCAGCTGGGCCCCAGTACCGGAGCTCCAAGCGCgcacatccctgtggatcccgGCCCAGCTGGGCCCCAGAACCAGCGCTCCAAGCGCGCCCATCCCGGTGGATCCCGGCCCAGTCGGGCCCTGCGCAGCCCGCTCTGCCCTCCGGCCACTCACCTGCAGCCGCCGCTCGCTGGTTCCGGGCGTCCCGCCCGAGCCAAGGGGATTTCGCCCACGCCATGCTCAGGACAGCTGCTCTTGGTGGCCGCAGGACAGCGAGCGCCGCGTTCTGCGCTGCGGGGAGCGCTCGGGCGGACACGGGCGAGGGCGGGACCGGAACCGCGGGGCCGGAACTCCGGGGCCGGAACCGCAGCCGGGCCGGAAGCGCAGCCGGGCCGGACCCCGCCCCTGCGGCACCGCGCGCGCTCCCGCCGTGCCCGCACTTCCGGTGCAGCCGCCGGGCTCGGCCGTCCCCGCTGattccagggaaaaatccaaaatccgCCTCGGGAATTCGCTTCTGAGAACTGGAGTCCGTTTGCTGATGGGAGTCCTCGGAATAAAACTCGGTGTCTGTGACAAATGAGGGTGCTGCAGATGGAATTTATTTATCACATACATCtttctttgcatttgttttctcttaatCCTTGTCTCTCTTCACCACTTTCTTTCCCAGGAAATGGGAAACCTGGACATATGTAACATAATTGGAAATTAACTTCAACTTGTGGTGAAACAAATGCAGCATTTCTATACAGAATTCTCCAAACTTTTCATGCTTAGTTACTTAATTCTTACAACACAATTTAATACTTACTAGACTTTGGTGTTAGCAAACGTGACATGtgatttacttttaaaaaaagtcttgttGTCAAGTCACAAATACTGAGAAGTCCTGCAAGTTAACTGTACGTTTAGTtcaaaaaatgtcatttacatccttcccctgccctttTTCAGTAGAACCaggattttcctctttctttgtaAAGAGCCCAAGACACTGAAGCACTTTCTAGGTATAATTCAAGAAACCTGTCCTGATTTTCTACATTAGGTAATCATGTTTGtaagaaaaaatgggattttactTTGGTGTTTCTCTTCAGGCTCTCTGGCTCAGAACATTTGTAATGTTTAATGTAAGTATGTGTGCATGATTTGATGTTGTTGCTAAACagttctaagaaaaaaatttgcttgACTGCAGAATCATGGAAATGGACAGAAGTCACCACAAGATGACATTGGTGGTCTAGGAGGGGAATTCTGCCAGTGGTACTTTGAACTCCTGAACTCTCAGCACCCTCTGGGAGTAAAATCTGAAGAGACATGGGGCCCACAGCATTTTTGGGAGGATGCCAAACTGAAGTTCTGTTACAACACTTTGGAGAAAAACGTGGAACAGTATGTGGGTGCAGCCATGGTGAGCCTGCGCCTGCTGTCCTTGGTTAAAGAAGAATGTCTCCTCTTCAACCCAAATTTGCATTCCAGTGGCCTGAAATGTGCCATGTCCCCTCATGGAttggtgctggtggcagtggctggcACAGTGCACAGAGACAATACTTGTTTGGGTGTCTTTGAGCAAATCTTTGGGCTCATCAGCTGCCCCATGAGGAATAAcacctggaaaataaaactggtgAACCTTAAAATAGTAGGACAGAACGCTCTGGAGCCTGGGATGCAAATTGAAAAACCTTCCATAAAATATGAGTCAAACCAACTGAGAGAATTCTATGATGGGAATGACCTGACTGTGTTTGAACCTCAAAAATTCTGAGCGCTTTATCAAGCTGTGGGAGGGGCTGGGTTGTTGCTGCCatgcagtttttcttctctgagtAAGATTTGCTGAGTGGCAAGCTGAGATACAGGGTATTAACACAGCTGATGCTTATGAGCACTTTCCAAGAGCTAACAAATATTTCATGGGTATTCCTTCAGGTTTGGCACTGTCATTACAGTGGAGTTTGGTTACATTTAAATATGAGTTTGCAGCAGTGTGTAATGAGGGGTTCACAGACAGCAAATTCTCTTCAGAACACCAGTTGAAACTCTTAATCTGAGCTGTAGCAGGAAGTCATTGCATCTGGCTTTTGAAATTTGGGTGGGGTAAGTGTCTAAAGGACATCTGAgtccccagaaatcccaaaccaaaacactgtgAATGGAGGTGGATGCACTGTGAATGTGGATGTGCTGTGGGTATTCCAAACATGGTTTGATGGGACAGTGCAGGGAACTTGGCATtgttcaagtattttttttaaacaactcTGCATTAATTGCTTCCTGTCCTTTTACCTTGTGGTTGCAATTTTGTCTTGAATATACACAAATtgtcctgtctgtgtccccaagCAGACAAGCTCGAGATGGTTGCCCATTTCTAGCACTGGACCAAGAACTTGATTTCAACACTGTATGAACCAAATGCTCTGGTAGTTATTTTGTATATAATTACAACAGAGTCCTTAATATAATAGTTGtgatttttgtatgttttctcaaaaataagtattttgttTACTCTGAGCTGCTTTATTACAGGTACTGAAAGTCCATTTGTTACCACTGGGTGGTTACAATGATAGGTCACACTAAGGAAAGTATTTAATTGCCAGTGTAaaccttgatttttatttcactctATTTATTTATAGGGGATTAGAGCTGACATGAGGtgaaaacttctttttctgcatcttGTTTGGATTGCTTGGgagtctttttttaatttcaggctTCACTATTTAAAGTTCTGAAAACATAAGCATTCCCATAACTTAGCAGAACCAGAAGAACTGTTGCCAGGTTTGTCATGGTACAGTTTAGCTGGGTGAGAGGAAACAAGAGAGTTCAGGTATGCACAGAACTGATTTTTATGAACTGTCTGATTCTTGCTTTCTCCTTAAAGTAATTTCTAAGCAAAAGTTCAAATACTGTGTTGGTGTGTTCTTTCTCAATAAACAGCTGAGTTGTGGCCtctaatttttctgttgttaaGAACAAACATCCTTACTGAGAGTTCCAGATTCAATTTTCAAATCATTGACACAGGCAGAATTTTCtaaaagtagaaaaacattGACTGTGTGGCAAATGTGAGAAGGTAATTTTAGCTGAACCTTGACTTAAAGTGAAAAGTTAGGACTTGTTTAAATGGAGCTGGAATTGTTTCTGGACTTGTTTAAATGGAGCTGGACAAGtttcaaaaagctgaaatatttgcagGAGTGATTTCATCCCTCTTTTTAGATGCTGCTGTTCAGAGCTGAAGTAATTAATTGTTGATTTACTCTTGGAAGCACTGGAAtacattttatttgtatttaggAGATTAAAAGAATTAAGTGAAATTGCCTCAAAACTGTTGTCGTACATTTCCCTCTGTTTCCTATcacaacaaatattttcagtaacagTTTCTTGTGTCTGTCACTACCACTGAAGCTGCAATGCTAAATTTGTGCTTTCTAGATCTCTCTCTGGTAAATAATttgataaaaagcaaaattttgatTTGTAGCAAAGCATGTGGAACTTTCTGAATGTTGAACAGTGGAAATTGTGTCCCTCTGTGCTTTCTTTGGATGGTCCCCatgaaatgaagttttaaagTGTAATCAGGAATTTGTAAAATGCATCTAATAGTCTTCATCTGTTTAAACTTTATgattttttattctgcttttttttcctgttataatTGTCTTTATCATGACAGGAAATCTTTTCTATTCCCTTGTCATGGAGTGCTTCTGCATCTTTCTGCATTGCTTGCTGTGTCCTTGCAATCCATTATCTGTCTTAGTAGCTCGTTCTTTTTCCCCTAAGAGTTAGATAAGGGTAAACTCTGCACAGTGATAAAATTCTGTAAAAGGAGCAATGCAGGCCTCCAGCAAAGATATCAACAACCAtagcattttgctttttgctcATGCCATGTACTTcagttttcaaagcattttgaaGACGTCCTGCatcttaaaagttttttttctcttttcagggTGGCGCAAAGTAGAAATCTGAAGTTAAATGTGGGTGTAGCTGCAGGAGAGATCACAGTGCTGTGaccatccctgctgcctgcaggaaatCCTGGGCCTTGCTGGAgtctcagcaggcagcaggagtggCCTCTGGGTGACATCTGGTGGCAGATTCATCACTTGCCCGGAGCTGCAGTCCTGAGCAGACTGTGCAGAACAGGCTGCTTTATCCCACTCCTTGCTGGCAACAAAATGCCCTGAAATTGCCAGGTTTCCCCTTGCCTTGATCTAAAGGAAAGCTTGAGGGGAATCCCTCAGCAGAATGAAAACTAAGAAACTCCTCTTTCCAGGATAAACTaaagaaatgacaaaattaTAACTTTTATTAGTCTGGTTGCCAGTAGTAATTGCCCTTACAGAAACTAGAGATGTGGGCTAGAACACAGCAGAGATTTTTGTGAAAGTGGTGTTTGTGCAGGGAGGCATCTGCTGGAAGGAGCAAGGGATGTGTAATTCCTGCACAGCCACCTCTTCTCTGCCCTCTGAGAGCATAAATTGCAAGGGAAATAACATCATGGTGTACATGCTGCTACATAAATCACTCAGCTTATATCCAATGAAAGCCTGAGCTGCTGTCTGGATGAGGTTTGGGTGCCTTGCCAGCATTTTCCCACATAAGACTATTGAAGGAAATGGTGATTTTTCATAACTTGACTGTGATTTAACAAAACAGGCTCATCTTTGATATCTGagctttcttcctcctcagctACTGAAGTCTGTTGTCCCAAATAATGGACAGGAGCAGCTTTCAGGTAAGAAATGAGTGAATAAAGTGGGGATCATCCACCAGGAGAGGTGGCAGCACCTCCTTTGCTGTAAGAACTGTAGGATTGAGTAAAACTtgcaggtgccacatccacaccttgttgagcacttccagggctgCCATTCCATCAgttccctgagcagccttttccaatgcctgaccacccttgCAGAGAGGAAATTCTTCATAATATCTAATCtaagcctcccctggcacaattGAGACCATTTCCTCTCTTCATGTTGGGTTCCCAGGGAAAAGAGAATGATCCCTGATGTCATTACCCCCTCCTTTAAGGTGGCTGTAGAGAGTGGTAATGTCCCCCTGAGCCTTCTGCCTAAAGAACCCCAGATCCCTCAGCTGGTCcccatcagacttgtgctccagacccctgcccagctctgttcccttctctggacacacctCAGCCCTTCACTGTCTTTGTTCTGTTTCAGGAGCCTGTAGAAAATCACTGCAAGTGTCCTCTGAAGCAGCCTGGATAACTTCTAAGTGTGCTGTTTGAATACCATGTTATAATTCCAAAGTACCAAAccaaatgttttgatttttcctctTGGGAAATTGCAGAACTTCCCAAGCACAAGGAAAAACATGTTCTTGGGTTCTGTCTTGTCAAGCTTTCACAGGCCTTACTGAAAAGGCTATGTTACATCCCCCTGGTTGTCACTGGGCCATTTGGGTTGTGTGGTGAGTGTTGCACTGGGGTCTCTGCTGTGTCTGGCTCTTTTGTCCTTTACTGTACCCTGAGTGCTTCTGCTGCAGGCAACGTTTTGGTGTCAGTCAGGAGGCTGCTTTTGAGGAAGatgctgtgtttgctgccaCACCCACCGTTGCTGTGATCTGATTGACATTACAGAATCTTCACCCTGGGGTTCCCTTGGGACAGAATGGACCAGGGAGATCCTGGAGCCCTGTGGTCAGGGTGCCCTGCTCTCTGTGAGGCACTCAGGCTGCAGGACCaccctggagctggctggcagcAAACCCCCAACACATTCAGagatgctgtgctggcagcatcTCAGCAACAGCTGTTTCATGCTCCTGTTGCACAGCACTGTTTGCTAATGTAAACACAGCTTAGGGGTGATGAAAATGGTAATATGGCCTCCTTAGGATGAAATTAAATTCGTTTTCATCCTAATGCCTcttaaaatgtgtgtgtgtatatatgtacatacatatttttaacaAGTCTTTCACTCACTTTCTAGCATTTCCCTTGCAGGATATATATTTCAAATGGAGTAATTGTCAGCTCCTCTTTAACAGCAATAAGCATAAGACATCATGTCAGTACTTGttcatttattcctttttctcagCTCATTAGTGTTATTTATTGCCTGGCTGGATTTTGAGTATTAATGAATTCTCCTcaaagtttgcattttttattgaaataaatcGATCCCTTTAATATCTCTTCAGTAATTATGTGTTTAGATATATTTGCACAGTGCCCCAACTCTAACAAGATTAGtggcaggaaaatcccattCTGCAGATTAGTGTGATGTATTGACTTGAACTTTAGGATTTTCCTCTGGTGCTTCATTATGAAGgtttattacagaaaaatagtTTGTCTTCAATTACTTGCTGGCTGATGTGCATCTGAAAGGCTCAGATGAGcagtcattttttttctctgaaattagaAACATCATCTTATGAGACACAAACTCTTTAAACACCGCCATTGGAAATAGATCTCGTGACACTAAAAGGAtctcagtgttttcagtttACAGttcaattttccattttgtcaCATCTGTAGCATCCTGACAGTGACCAAGCCATGAGCTCCCAGCAATGTCTCCTGCACCTTCCAGGGGGTTGCAAGCCCTTTGCAGCTGCCCCTCCCTTGAAacatggctgggctggggtgctgtgggttcccctggctgcctgcagacCCATTTCTACATTAAAACTTGTGTTGGTGACAGAAACTGGTAAATATCTGAGCACTACCACGGCACAGATGACTTTGCAGCTACTGTAATTATCATAAAAGTCTCCTTCCAGctgtctccagcagctgctttccCCAGATAAAACaggcaggggctctgctggaggCAGAACATCACACAATGCTTGGAGATCAGTGAGGGGTTAACAGCAAGGACAAAGGCTGTCAGAGCAACAGAAGGGCAAATTCTTCCCTAGGTGAGCTGAATTTCAGTGCTGGTTGGTCTTCCATGTTACTGACCCAGACTGGGATTGTGTTATGGATCTGCCAGGTTCTGAAGGAGCCCAGGAGGGCTGGTTTGTCACTGgcaaggcagctgctgcttcagcccAGGATGCCACCCCTTTACAGCTGACTGGGAAACATGAGCAGGGGCAGTGGTGACAATAAAACCACTAGATGATAAAATTAACACGTTAAAAGCATTCTAATTCACTGTTAAAAGAGTTTTTGCATCAGGGAGAAAACCACCCACAGGAAATTTTGCACTGTGAGTGCACACTGTGTTTGCCCTAAAGCTTTTACATATGGAACAGAGGCCTTGGATTCCAACCTGAAAAAGTTGGATGCTTCCAGGCTATAGCTGACAAACTTTGGCAGCAGACTGACACTGCTAAGCACTATGGATAGGAGTTTTGTAAACCCTGCCATGGAAAATATCTGGCTGTGGGCTCCATGGGGAGAAGCTGGTGTGTGGATGAGCCCTTCCAGTGGTCCTGTGACACAAGGAGACAACTGCAGCCCTTTGGAAAAGACCACCCACCCTGTCCTCCACGAGACCTGGGAAGAGGTAAAACTGCCTCCTTAtcctaaaatgtgttttctgagaCCTGTGGGAAGTTGCTGAGCAAAAGTGTCCTGCCTCTTGCTTGCATGATGTCAGCTGTGATTTCTCATGTCCTGAAAGCCACAAACATTCTATAAATGTGTAAGTTTGGTTAGTAACTGCGCCATGTTTCAATTGCATGGAGGTGGTGCACCTACCCGGGACAGTTCCTTGTGTCTAATTACTCAGAATGCCCTAAATCTGGACTTTCTATCAGAAAGCACAAGTTGTATCTCTCTGTGTGCTTCCCCTGGCCTCCTGcatcctgggcagggctgcagaggatCAGAGGCTTTGTATTTCCATATCTGCTCCCAGTAACTAGAGCGTTACAAATTAGGGAATGGGCTTAAAATTAGCTTTACTTCTTTTATCTTTTAGTTTTCACCCTTTTCACTTTGAAATTCTGAGCTCCTCACTTCACTTACTGATTCCTTCTGCTCTCAGTGTCCTCACAAGATAGTAACACAGTCCATATTGGAAAATCCTTACCATTTTCAGTGTGCACAAGGAAAatggtgctgctggaaggttgttccccttctcccagtcccagtgattgtttaaacaaaagtttaaacaaaaaagtttAATCAAAACACCTTCAATGTCCATTTTTAACCTGGGAAATCTTGGATCTACTGTCTGTAGATATGCTTTTTGTAGTATTCcagtttttaaacagaagtaaAATTGAGCCAGAAAAGTATGGCTACAGATCCCAGGTCAAAAGTGAAGGAGTGCTGGACTGGAATTctatttataattaatttttttgtgatgtaGTTTGGTCTCTGGAGGTAAAAGTTATCTAATTGTGTGCTCCTGAATGATATTCAGgatgttttaatttcaaattcttGCATTCTTTGAATGTGTATGTGGCCTGTGTGCTTTTCAAtctcttttctgtcttcctgtctctctgtcttATAATTCCCCCTTCTTGGAGCATTTTGAGGAACTTAACATCAAATGGCCTTAAAGTTTGCTAAGTTGAATGGGCCAAGTTAATGCTCTGAGAAGTGTTTTATGTAGACTGGATGTTGTGGTGAACCCTTTGCCAAacttccttggtttttttttaagagccaGTAAAGATGTTTTGGCCTCTTGAGAGAATATCTTGTCAGCATTTTCTCACCTACTGAGTGCACACTAGGAAATGTCCTCAAGAAACAATGCCAGGTTGAATATTGCAAGCTCATTAGGGTCCttcttgccttcttttttttttcctcttttttccccaattttaaATCTTGTTGTCTATCCCAAAACCTGAGGTGAGTAGAAGGGGAAGGAAGTTGTTTcttggagcagtgctggggattgCTGCCTTGCTTGTGGCGAATGTTGAAGAGtgtcccttttccttctcagctgaaataatatttcacaTTGGTCAGGTCACTAACTTTTTCCAATTTTGTGCCACCCCCAAAGAGTTATTCACAAAACTGTCTGAGGGCTGGTGGTTCATCTCTGACAGCACCATTAGCTCGGTATTTTTTGAAGGAAGGGTTTGGCATGGAACAAGAAGCTCTGTTCCTGAGCAGAGGAAGGGATGTTTTCTGTTTGTACCCACGACAGATTGCTTTTTCAGTGTGTTGGTCACTCTGAATGTCCTGAAGGAAATAAAGTGGCAGAATAATTGTGGGGGGACAGTGACCCACCTGAGGGCCAGGGgatgtcccctctgctctgagccctggggagATGCAGGGGCCAGGGAGTTTGGTCTGCTGGTGACAGATAGACACATGAGGACAACGTGCAATCATATCAAAAACTCCAGCAAGCACCTGGGACCTTGGTTTTGAGAAATCAgagaaaagaatatattttggCTCTTCCCTCCCTGTGGCTTTTTTCATACTTTTGGATTGACACA encodes:
- the LOC117010988 gene encoding uncharacterized protein C3orf38-like, which codes for MFNHGNGQKSPQDDIGGLGGEFCQWYFELLNSQHPLGVKSEETWGPQHFWEDAKLKFCYNTLEKNVEQYVGAAMVSLRLLSLVKEECLLFNPNLHSSGLKCAMSPHGLVLVAVAGTVHRDNTCLGVFEQIFGLISCPMRNNTWKIKLVNLKIVGQNALEPGMQIEKPSIKYESNQLREFYDGNDLTVFEPQKF